DNA from Candidatus Margulisiibacteriota bacterium:
GGCAATTTGTTCCCGCAGGGGACTGCTGATCAGCTTACCGGCTTTGATCAATTTATTTATCGCGTCGCGCAACGCGATATATGCGCCGGTAATAGAAGCTGTACGCGTACCTCCGTCGGCCTGAATTACATCGGCATCTATGGTAATTGTACGTTCTCCCAAAGCTGATAAATCAACGGCCATGCGTAGTGCTCTGCCGATAAGGCGCTGTATTTCCATAGTCCTGCCTGACACCTTGAAACGTTCACGTTTAATTCTTTCATTGGAGCTTCCCGGAAGCATGTTATATTCAGCAGTAAGCCAACCTTCACCCTTACCTTTTTGATGGGGTGGCACACCGTCTTCGATAATAGCTGTCACAATTACTTTTGTATTTCCGCATTCAATAAGTACTGAGCCGGCTGGATAATCCAAATATCCTCTGGTAACTTTAATCCTTCTTAAATCGCTATTTTTTCTTTTATCAATCCTTGCTGTCACTTTCCACCTCTTCTTCTTCGATTTCTGCATAATGTGCTGTTTTCTGTATACGGTCCCTGCTCACATCTACAATGGTATCAAGTTTCAGGAGCTTTCTCTTGAATTTCGCAATGGTCAGTTTTAAGTTCTGTAAAACCTTGTCTGCATAATCATCAATTTCATTTTTTATGTCCTGCGCCTGTTTTTTAGCCTGAGAAACAATATCCCTGGCCTCATCATTAGCTTCATAACGGCTTTCAATATTCTGCTGTAAAAAAGCTGGTTGTTTGGCACTACCTGTTTCATCCTGTTCCAGCCTGGATTTAAGTATTTTATATTTTTCATTAATCATTTTACGAATAACGTCCAGACTATCCATAATTTCTTCTTTATCAATAATCGCTTCGTTTTTGGCTAAAAACATACCATGTCGAGCATTTAATATCTTTGTTTCCAACTCATCCAGCAGATCAAGAATTTCCATGTTTGGCAAACCTTTCTTTCAAAAGCATTGAAACGTGTTCAGGCACAAGACCGGTTATATCACCGTTAAACCTGGCCATATCTTTAACAATTGATGAACTCAGGTAGGAATATTTGTAATCAGTCATCAAAAAAACAGTCTCGATATCCCTGTCCATTCTTCTGTTGGCCAGTGCCAGTTGAAATTCATAATCAAAGTCAGAAACAGCGCGTAATCCCCTGATAATAACCTGTGTATTTTCTTTTTTGCAAAAATCTATAAGCAGGCCTTTAAAAGATTTTACAGTAAGATTTGGAATATTCAATTCGG
Protein-coding regions in this window:
- the rph gene encoding ribonuclease PH, which produces MTARIDKRKNSDLRRIKVTRGYLDYPAGSVLIECGNTKVIVTAIIEDGVPPHQKGKGEGWLTAEYNMLPGSSNERIKRERFKVSGRTMEIQRLIGRALRMAVDLSALGERTITIDADVIQADGGTRTASITGAYIALRDAINKLIKAGKLISSPLREQIAAVSVGIVKGQAMLDLCYEEDSGADADMNIIMTKSGKIVEIQGTAEKQAFDKKEFDALYQLAEKGLKEIFIVQDRA
- the coaD gene encoding pantetheine-phosphate adenylyltransferase, with amino-acid sequence MEKVAIYPGSFDPITNGHISIIKRALRIFDRLIVGVSESETKHPIFSMKERVQLISELNIPNLTVKSFKGLLIDFCKKENTQVIIRGLRAVSDFDYEFQLALANRRMDRDIETVFLMTDYKYSYLSSSIVKDMARFNGDITGLVPEHVSMLLKERFAKHGNS